In a genomic window of Acipenser ruthenus chromosome 41, fAciRut3.2 maternal haplotype, whole genome shotgun sequence:
- the LOC117433936 gene encoding C3a anaphylatoxin chemotactic receptor-like isoform X1, which yields MYSFFLVELIFVTSQRMELSNITTSTKPLPQNTDDSVDTDHVMEMVLIVLYSITIILGVTGNSIVIWMTGCKLKKTVTNVWLLNLAVADLIFCFTRVTSLLKLLFYTYWPFGEFLCKFNGFFTYMNLFCSVFLLSVISLDRCISVVFPIRMMQRRTVQMASFASVGVWALATAFSLPYFLFRRVSMDPGNGNLSKCSFDVPGSNDGYQNKALYIVRFFFGFLVPFLIIATCYTIMACKLRRTRVPKKSFKIIAVLVAAFFFCWAPYHVFLLAKMVNKKSLAVKVALPLFKGLAYFNSCINPILYFFMALDLKKRFNQTLSSVCISVFSEELDNFNHYRSTRRDKCTMANTVQVAAL from the exons ATGTATAGCTTTTTTCTTGTTGAACTGATTTTTGTGACAAGCCAAAG aatggAGCTCAGCAACATCACAACAAGCACCAAACCTTTGCCTCAAAACACAGACGACTCAGTGGACACTGACCACGTAATGGAGATGGTATTGATAGTTTTATACAGCATCACTATTATTCTGGGAGTAACCGGAAACAGCATAGTGATCTGGATGACCGGCTGCAAACTGAAGAAGACTGTGACCAACGTCTGGCTCCTCAACCTGGCTGTGGCCGACCTGATCTTCTGCTTCACCCGAGTCACCTCTTTGCTCAAGCTCCTCTTCTACACCTACTGGCCCTTTGGAGAGTTCCTCTGCAAGTTCAACGGCTTCTTCACGTACATGAACTTGTTCTGTAGCGTCTTCCTTCTGTCCGTCATCAGCCTTGACCGCTGCATTTCTGTGGTCTTCCCCATCCGGATGATGCAGCGGCGCACTGTCCAGATGGCTTCCTTTGCCAGCGTAGGAGTTTGGGCGCTGGCCACAGCCTTTAGCCTGCCGTACTTCCTATTCCGACGGGTCTCTATGGATCCAGGAAATGGGAATCTCTCCAAGTGCTCCTTCGATGTTCCTGGAAGCAATGATGGATATCAGAATAAGGCCCTCTACATCGTGAGGTTCTTTTTTGGTTTCTTGGTCCCCTTTTTAATCATTGCCACTTGTTACACCATCATGGCTTGCAAGTTGAGGCGGACACGGGTGCCCAAAAAGTCCTTCAAGATCATTGCTGTATTGGTGGCTGCCTTTTTCTTCTGTTGGGCGCCCTACCATGTCTTTTTGCTGGCCAAGATGGTCAATAAGAAATCTTTGGCGGTGAAGGTTGCTCTTCCTTTGTTCAAAGGACTGGCCTACTTCAATAGCTGCATCAACCCCATCCTTTATTTCTTCATGGCCCTGGATTTGAAGAAGAGgttcaatcaaacactgtctTCGGTGTGCATAAGTGTTTTCAGTGAGGAATTGGATAATTTCAACCATTATCGGTCAACAAGGAGAGACAAATGCACTATGGCAAACACAGTGCAGGTTGCTGCATTGTAA
- the LOC117433936 gene encoding C3a anaphylatoxin chemotactic receptor-like isoform X2 — MELSNITTSTKPLPQNTDDSVDTDHVMEMVLIVLYSITIILGVTGNSIVIWMTGCKLKKTVTNVWLLNLAVADLIFCFTRVTSLLKLLFYTYWPFGEFLCKFNGFFTYMNLFCSVFLLSVISLDRCISVVFPIRMMQRRTVQMASFASVGVWALATAFSLPYFLFRRVSMDPGNGNLSKCSFDVPGSNDGYQNKALYIVRFFFGFLVPFLIIATCYTIMACKLRRTRVPKKSFKIIAVLVAAFFFCWAPYHVFLLAKMVNKKSLAVKVALPLFKGLAYFNSCINPILYFFMALDLKKRFNQTLSSVCISVFSEELDNFNHYRSTRRDKCTMANTVQVAAL; from the coding sequence atggAGCTCAGCAACATCACAACAAGCACCAAACCTTTGCCTCAAAACACAGACGACTCAGTGGACACTGACCACGTAATGGAGATGGTATTGATAGTTTTATACAGCATCACTATTATTCTGGGAGTAACCGGAAACAGCATAGTGATCTGGATGACCGGCTGCAAACTGAAGAAGACTGTGACCAACGTCTGGCTCCTCAACCTGGCTGTGGCCGACCTGATCTTCTGCTTCACCCGAGTCACCTCTTTGCTCAAGCTCCTCTTCTACACCTACTGGCCCTTTGGAGAGTTCCTCTGCAAGTTCAACGGCTTCTTCACGTACATGAACTTGTTCTGTAGCGTCTTCCTTCTGTCCGTCATCAGCCTTGACCGCTGCATTTCTGTGGTCTTCCCCATCCGGATGATGCAGCGGCGCACTGTCCAGATGGCTTCCTTTGCCAGCGTAGGAGTTTGGGCGCTGGCCACAGCCTTTAGCCTGCCGTACTTCCTATTCCGACGGGTCTCTATGGATCCAGGAAATGGGAATCTCTCCAAGTGCTCCTTCGATGTTCCTGGAAGCAATGATGGATATCAGAATAAGGCCCTCTACATCGTGAGGTTCTTTTTTGGTTTCTTGGTCCCCTTTTTAATCATTGCCACTTGTTACACCATCATGGCTTGCAAGTTGAGGCGGACACGGGTGCCCAAAAAGTCCTTCAAGATCATTGCTGTATTGGTGGCTGCCTTTTTCTTCTGTTGGGCGCCCTACCATGTCTTTTTGCTGGCCAAGATGGTCAATAAGAAATCTTTGGCGGTGAAGGTTGCTCTTCCTTTGTTCAAAGGACTGGCCTACTTCAATAGCTGCATCAACCCCATCCTTTATTTCTTCATGGCCCTGGATTTGAAGAAGAGgttcaatcaaacactgtctTCGGTGTGCATAAGTGTTTTCAGTGAGGAATTGGATAATTTCAACCATTATCGGTCAACAAGGAGAGACAAATGCACTATGGCAAACACAGTGCAGGTTGCTGCATTGTAA
- the LOC117433621 gene encoding pleckstrin homology-like domain family B member 3 isoform X1: MDVQNMETMPTQSVLSPLHTSTNQNQGVKAVGVSGHQDLKKNAVEGTFRSSPSSSSSSSSSFSSNSSSGDETDNEETSSTESAQNQTARAPEDLRNASRQDTGHLQVLTLVTKLEQRFADLGQQQEELQVEMEMEVALLEGEMQMEKAELDKETELLDMLQKRLQDMEQKYQSEREKEKAKLGEEREKLEELQIRCSESRKRLETQPESQREQLRRRLHEDSDAMETALKSFEDLEFQQLERESAHEEAREAMQRQALMDISGQQHRVNQRKEQVLRLQEQVNEIRQQTEKESQKLSQGKKETFQILNMHLLKDKKRLSDFNNLTGSSPCMLSIPGLSVHNPTKNPSRGTNGSSGLPKRRCQQNKPSDRPASVHDKDQQVKSVDVVNGSPSSAAVGTPSSPCSKHTSSPKPNQGNRGPTCNGTSRAPAQVFSNGNGLPNIADMERKLREAKAEKERLLRAREAKRQAQEEAKKKELECVEPTSTSTPKRHLETGPAPLLSLISSATFDLRAHLEASGHSVETCSAVTVGNRKCKGFLTKMGGKIKTWKKRCFVFDGEKKRLAYFSNKEETKLKGVIYFQAIEEVYYDHLRSASKSPHPKLTFCVKTYDRLFFMVAPTPEAMRIWIDVIVTATDEHCRY; encoded by the exons ATGGACGTACAGAACATGGAAACAATGCCGACCCAATCAGTGCTCAGCCCTTTGCACACATCGACCAATCAGAATCAAGGAGTGAAGGCGGTGGGCGTGTCTGGGCATCAGGATCTGAAGAAGAACGCAGTGGAGGGGACCTTCCGTTCCAGTCCCAGTTCCAGCTCCAGTTCTTCCAGCAGTTTCTCTTCAAATTCCAGTTCCGGAGATGAGACGGACAACGAGGAAACAAGCAGTACAGAGAGTGCACAGAACCAG ACAGCGAGAGCACCAGAGGACCTGCGCAATGCAAGCAGGCAGGATACAGGACATCTACAGGTCCTGACCCTGGTCACCAAGCTGGAACAGCGATTCGCAGACCTAGGCCAGCAGCAGGAAGAGCTTCAGGTGGAG ATGGAGATGGAAGTGGCCTTGCTAGAAGGAGAGATGCAGATGGAGAAAGCGGAGCTGGACAAGGAGACAGAGCTGCTGGACATGCTGCAGAAGAGACTCCAAGACATGGAGCAGAAATACCAGTCGGAGAGAGAGAAG GAGAAGGCTAAActgggggaggagagggagaagctGGAAGAGCTGCAGATACGTTGCTCAGAGTCTCGTAAACGCCTGGAAACGCAGCCAGAGTCCCAGAGAGAGCAGCTGCGTCGCAGACTGCACGAG gacTCTGACGCTATGGAAACAGCGCTCAAGTCCTTTGAGGACCTGGAGTTCCAGCAGCTGGAGAGGGAGAGCGCTCATGAGGAGGCGAGGGAGGCGATGCAGAGGCAGGCCTTGATGGATATCTCAGGGCAGCAGCACCGCGTCAACCAAAGGAAG GAACAAGTATTAAGGCTGCAAGAGCAAGTGAATGAGATCAGACAGCAGACTGAGAAGGAGTCGCAAAAACTGAGTCAGGGCAAGaaagaaacatttcaaatactCAACATG CATTTACTGAAGGATAAGAAACGCTTGTCTGATTTCAATAACCTGACGGGCTCTTCTCCCTGTATGTTATCTATCCCAGGCTTGTCTGTCCACAATCCCACGAAG AATCCCTCTCGGGGTACGAACGGCTCGTCAGGTTTGCCAAAGAGGCGGTGCCAGCAGAACAAGCCCTCTGATAGGCCAGCCTCGGTCCACGATAAGG ATCAGCAGGTAAAGAGTGTGGATGTTGTCAACGGGTCTCCTAGCAGCGCAGCAGTCGGCACTCCCAGTTCCCCCTGCTCCAAACACACTTCCTCCCCCAAACCAAACCAGGGCAACAGGGGTCCCACCTGCAACGGGACCAGCCGGGCACCCGCACAGGTGTTCAG TAATGGGAATGGGCTCCCCAACATAGCGGACATGGAGAGGAAACTACGGGAGGCCAAAGCTGAGAAAGAGCGTCTGCTGAGGGCCAGG GAAGCCAAAAGACAAGCCCAAGAGGAAGCCAAGAAAAAAGAGCTGGAGTGCGTTGAACCAACATCCACTTCTACACCAAAGCGCCATCTAGAG ACTGGCCCGGCGCCCCTCCTCTCCCTCATCAGCAGTGCGACCTTTGACCTCAGGGCCCACCTGGAGGCGTCCGGTCACAGCGTCGAGACGTGCAGCGCGGTAACCGTCGGCAACAGGAAGTGCAAGGGCTTCCTCACCAAGATGGGGGGCAAGATCAAAACCTGGAAAAAGAGATGCTTCGTGTTTGACGGGGAAAAAAAACGACTGGCCTATTTCTCAA ATAAAGAAGAAACGAAGCTAAAGGGAGTCATCTATTTCCAAGCCATTGAGGAGGTTTATTATGATCACCTCCGCAGTGCGTCTAAG agTCCGCACCCCAAGCTCACGTTCTGTGTGAAGACCTACGATCGCCTCTTCTTCATGGTCGCTCCGACACCCGAGGCCATGAGGATCTGGATAGATGTAATCGTCACGGCAACAGATGAACATTGTCGCTACTGA
- the LOC117433621 gene encoding pleckstrin homology-like domain family B member 3 isoform X2 has protein sequence MDVQNMETMPTQSVLSPLHTSTNQNQGVKAVGVSGHQDLKKNAVEGTFRSSPSSSSSSSSSFSSNSSSGDETDNEETSSTESAQNQTARAPEDLRNASRQDTGHLQVLTLVTKLEQRFADLGQQQEELQVEMEMEVALLEGEMQMEKAELDKETELLDMLQKRLQDMEQKYQSEREKEKAKLGEEREKLEELQIRCSESRKRLETQPESQREQLRRRLHEDSDAMETALKSFEDLEFQQLERESAHEEAREAMQRQALMDISGQQHRVNQRKEQVLRLQEQVNEIRQQTEKESQKLSQGKKETFQILNMNPSRGTNGSSGLPKRRCQQNKPSDRPASVHDKDQQVKSVDVVNGSPSSAAVGTPSSPCSKHTSSPKPNQGNRGPTCNGTSRAPAQVFSNGNGLPNIADMERKLREAKAEKERLLRAREAKRQAQEEAKKKELECVEPTSTSTPKRHLETGPAPLLSLISSATFDLRAHLEASGHSVETCSAVTVGNRKCKGFLTKMGGKIKTWKKRCFVFDGEKKRLAYFSNKEETKLKGVIYFQAIEEVYYDHLRSASKSPHPKLTFCVKTYDRLFFMVAPTPEAMRIWIDVIVTATDEHCRY, from the exons ATGGACGTACAGAACATGGAAACAATGCCGACCCAATCAGTGCTCAGCCCTTTGCACACATCGACCAATCAGAATCAAGGAGTGAAGGCGGTGGGCGTGTCTGGGCATCAGGATCTGAAGAAGAACGCAGTGGAGGGGACCTTCCGTTCCAGTCCCAGTTCCAGCTCCAGTTCTTCCAGCAGTTTCTCTTCAAATTCCAGTTCCGGAGATGAGACGGACAACGAGGAAACAAGCAGTACAGAGAGTGCACAGAACCAG ACAGCGAGAGCACCAGAGGACCTGCGCAATGCAAGCAGGCAGGATACAGGACATCTACAGGTCCTGACCCTGGTCACCAAGCTGGAACAGCGATTCGCAGACCTAGGCCAGCAGCAGGAAGAGCTTCAGGTGGAG ATGGAGATGGAAGTGGCCTTGCTAGAAGGAGAGATGCAGATGGAGAAAGCGGAGCTGGACAAGGAGACAGAGCTGCTGGACATGCTGCAGAAGAGACTCCAAGACATGGAGCAGAAATACCAGTCGGAGAGAGAGAAG GAGAAGGCTAAActgggggaggagagggagaagctGGAAGAGCTGCAGATACGTTGCTCAGAGTCTCGTAAACGCCTGGAAACGCAGCCAGAGTCCCAGAGAGAGCAGCTGCGTCGCAGACTGCACGAG gacTCTGACGCTATGGAAACAGCGCTCAAGTCCTTTGAGGACCTGGAGTTCCAGCAGCTGGAGAGGGAGAGCGCTCATGAGGAGGCGAGGGAGGCGATGCAGAGGCAGGCCTTGATGGATATCTCAGGGCAGCAGCACCGCGTCAACCAAAGGAAG GAACAAGTATTAAGGCTGCAAGAGCAAGTGAATGAGATCAGACAGCAGACTGAGAAGGAGTCGCAAAAACTGAGTCAGGGCAAGaaagaaacatttcaaatactCAACATG AATCCCTCTCGGGGTACGAACGGCTCGTCAGGTTTGCCAAAGAGGCGGTGCCAGCAGAACAAGCCCTCTGATAGGCCAGCCTCGGTCCACGATAAGG ATCAGCAGGTAAAGAGTGTGGATGTTGTCAACGGGTCTCCTAGCAGCGCAGCAGTCGGCACTCCCAGTTCCCCCTGCTCCAAACACACTTCCTCCCCCAAACCAAACCAGGGCAACAGGGGTCCCACCTGCAACGGGACCAGCCGGGCACCCGCACAGGTGTTCAG TAATGGGAATGGGCTCCCCAACATAGCGGACATGGAGAGGAAACTACGGGAGGCCAAAGCTGAGAAAGAGCGTCTGCTGAGGGCCAGG GAAGCCAAAAGACAAGCCCAAGAGGAAGCCAAGAAAAAAGAGCTGGAGTGCGTTGAACCAACATCCACTTCTACACCAAAGCGCCATCTAGAG ACTGGCCCGGCGCCCCTCCTCTCCCTCATCAGCAGTGCGACCTTTGACCTCAGGGCCCACCTGGAGGCGTCCGGTCACAGCGTCGAGACGTGCAGCGCGGTAACCGTCGGCAACAGGAAGTGCAAGGGCTTCCTCACCAAGATGGGGGGCAAGATCAAAACCTGGAAAAAGAGATGCTTCGTGTTTGACGGGGAAAAAAAACGACTGGCCTATTTCTCAA ATAAAGAAGAAACGAAGCTAAAGGGAGTCATCTATTTCCAAGCCATTGAGGAGGTTTATTATGATCACCTCCGCAGTGCGTCTAAG agTCCGCACCCCAAGCTCACGTTCTGTGTGAAGACCTACGATCGCCTCTTCTTCATGGTCGCTCCGACACCCGAGGCCATGAGGATCTGGATAGATGTAATCGTCACGGCAACAGATGAACATTGTCGCTACTGA